A single Carnobacterium alterfunditum DSM 5972 DNA region contains:
- a CDS encoding CPBP family intramembrane glutamic endopeptidase has product MKKIVSHTSISMLLFYLIAQFLPVLIISAAPKNFQTEASIYGTIVSFSLGAVAMLLLNRKSNIKNSLTSSPSLPLKSVFYWGIVVGIPLVLLTQYFANIIEILVLGLPIDSINTQNILLIVESYPIYMIIVSIMGPIMEEFVFRKVIFGFLYDITGGIGAAVISSLIFAFMHFDGHILLYSAMSFVFCFLYSKTKNIATPIITHIAMNTLVMLVTFF; this is encoded by the coding sequence ATGAAAAAAATAGTCAGTCACACATCGATTTCAATGCTATTGTTTTATCTGATAGCACAATTTCTACCAGTGCTCATCATTTCGGCAGCTCCAAAAAATTTCCAAACAGAAGCTTCGATTTATGGAACGATAGTCAGTTTTTCTTTAGGAGCAGTTGCTATGCTTTTACTGAATCGGAAATCCAATATAAAAAATTCGTTGACCTCAAGTCCATCCTTACCCCTAAAAAGCGTTTTTTACTGGGGGATCGTTGTTGGGATACCTTTGGTACTTTTAACGCAATATTTTGCAAATATCATTGAGATTTTGGTATTGGGACTTCCAATCGATTCTATTAATACGCAAAATATTCTTTTGATTGTAGAAAGCTATCCTATCTATATGATTATTGTTTCCATTATGGGACCGATCATGGAAGAATTTGTTTTTAGAAAAGTAATCTTTGGTTTCCTATACGATATTACAGGTGGAATAGGTGCTGCGGTGATCAGTTCGCTTATCTTTGCTTTTATGCACTTTGATGGACATATTTTACTCTATTCTGCTATGTCTTTCGTTTTTTGTTTCCTATATAGTAAGACAAAAAATATTGCTACCCCAATTATTACCCATATTGCTATGAACACACTAGTTATGTTAGTGACCTTCTTTTGA
- a CDS encoding DUF4305 domain-containing protein → MSGVFIWFAIDSVGNSGWTFFSVLYVLFSTSYFIRASKILEVYYKLKKGNKP, encoded by the coding sequence ATGTCGGGAGTTTTCATCTGGTTTGCTATTGATTCTGTAGGTAACTCCGGTTGGACATTTTTCTCTGTACTCTATGTCCTATTTTCTACAAGTTACTTTATTAGGGCTTCAAAAATACTTGAAGTTTACTATAAACTAAAAAAAGGAAACAAACCTTAA
- a CDS encoding redox-sensing transcriptional repressor Rex, with protein sequence MVEKKIPNATARRLPIYYRYLRFLYDSGKVRVSSTELSEAIKVDSATIRRDFSYFGALGKRGYGYDVEDLMNFFSKTLKQDQLTNVALIGVGNLGRALLNYNFHQSNNMRISAAFDINEEIVGTILSGVPIYHMDDMIEQLKIQQIEVVIITIPSTVAQATADRLVEANVRGILNFTPFRISVPDTVRVQNVDLTNELQTLIYFLDHYESTKE encoded by the coding sequence ATGGTAGAAAAGAAAATACCCAATGCAACAGCTAGACGATTGCCTATTTATTATCGCTATTTGCGATTCTTATACGATTCCGGAAAGGTACGTGTTTCTTCAACTGAATTAAGTGAAGCTATCAAAGTTGATAGTGCAACGATTCGAAGAGATTTCTCTTATTTTGGGGCTTTAGGAAAAAGAGGATACGGATATGACGTTGAAGATTTGATGAATTTTTTTAGTAAAACACTTAAACAAGACCAGTTAACGAATGTTGCTCTTATTGGAGTAGGGAACTTAGGTCGTGCTTTATTAAACTACAACTTCCATCAAAGCAATAACATGCGTATCAGTGCAGCTTTTGATATAAATGAAGAAATCGTTGGAACCATTTTAAGTGGTGTACCTATTTATCACATGGACGATATGATCGAACAATTAAAAATTCAACAAATTGAAGTTGTTATTATTACTATTCCATCAACTGTAGCGCAAGCAACAGCTGACCGATTAGTTGAAGCAAATGTTAGAGGCATTTTAAACTTTACCCCATTTAGAATTTCTGTACCAGATACTGTAAGAGTACAAAATGTTGATCTAACAAATGAACTTCAAACGTTGATTTACTTCTTGGATCATTACGAGTCAACAAAAGAATAG
- a CDS encoding ABC-F family ATP-binding cassette domain-containing protein, with translation MILLQAQHVARHFGADVLFENIYLEIQESSRIALVGRNGTGKSTLLKMIADIEQPDAGKIVKGKQVSIGYLAQNTGLTSERTIWDEMLTVFESVIQLERDLHTIEKQLGDPELLSNEELYHATLNRYDHIQNRFREENGFGYQAEIRSVLHGFRFYEADYTKHISQLSGGQKTRLALAKLLLEKKDLLILDEPTNHLDIETLSWLESYLQSYDGALLIVSHDRYFLDKVVNEVYEISRKKISHYKGNYSKYLDLKAAQLEQEWKEFEKQQGEIAKLEDFVSRNLVRASTTKRAQSRRKQLEKIDRIGKPQGDEKSAHFSFKAEKESGNAVLTLSNGAIGYDDTILSSPVNLDVRKYDSIALVGPNGIGKSTLLKSLIGQLPLIQGEKHIGTNVLLGYYDQEQSDLNSTKSVLAELWDDHSTTPEKDIRSILGSFLFSGEDVEKAVSSLSGGEKARLALAKLAMNKDNFLVLDEPTNHLDIDSKEVLENALIDFDGTLLFVSHDRYFINRIATTVVELSENGSTLYLGDYDYYLEKKAEQEELRLLAEAETVKKSKVELPPTIKANRETNKAEQKMLRQLTRRIESIESEMEVLETAITNYETQLIDPEIFGDHLRVQELNEEMTIAQEKLDNLVNEWEEKSLKLEELQ, from the coding sequence ATGATTCTATTACAAGCACAACATGTTGCTCGCCATTTTGGAGCAGATGTGTTGTTCGAAAATATTTATTTAGAAATCCAAGAAAGCTCTCGTATCGCTTTAGTTGGACGAAACGGCACAGGTAAATCAACTCTTTTAAAAATGATTGCGGATATAGAACAACCTGACGCAGGAAAAATTGTTAAAGGAAAACAAGTTAGCATTGGCTATTTAGCTCAAAATACTGGTTTGACTTCTGAAAGAACCATTTGGGATGAAATGTTAACCGTTTTTGAATCGGTCATTCAACTTGAAAGAGACTTGCATACTATTGAAAAACAGCTTGGAGACCCGGAGCTGCTTTCTAATGAAGAGTTATACCATGCAACCTTAAACCGCTATGACCATATCCAAAATCGTTTTCGTGAGGAAAACGGCTTTGGGTATCAAGCTGAGATCCGTTCTGTTTTACATGGTTTTCGTTTTTATGAAGCCGATTATACTAAACATATCAGTCAACTTTCCGGTGGTCAAAAAACGCGATTGGCTTTAGCAAAATTACTATTAGAAAAAAAAGACTTATTGATTTTAGATGAGCCTACTAACCATTTGGATATCGAAACATTGAGTTGGCTCGAGAGCTACCTACAATCTTATGATGGCGCATTACTGATCGTTTCCCATGACCGTTATTTTCTAGACAAGGTCGTAAATGAAGTTTATGAGATCAGCCGTAAAAAAATCTCCCATTATAAAGGAAACTATTCAAAATATTTGGATTTAAAGGCTGCACAACTGGAACAAGAATGGAAAGAATTCGAAAAGCAGCAAGGCGAAATAGCCAAGTTAGAAGATTTCGTCAGCCGTAATTTAGTGCGTGCTTCAACAACTAAACGTGCCCAAAGCAGACGCAAACAGTTAGAAAAAATAGACCGTATCGGGAAACCTCAAGGAGACGAAAAATCAGCCCATTTTTCTTTTAAAGCAGAAAAAGAGAGCGGTAATGCTGTTTTGACCTTATCTAACGGCGCAATCGGTTATGACGATACTATTTTATCTAGCCCTGTTAATTTAGATGTTCGAAAATATGACTCTATTGCATTAGTCGGACCAAATGGGATCGGAAAATCTACATTATTGAAGTCACTTATTGGACAACTTCCATTGATCCAAGGTGAGAAGCACATTGGTACAAATGTCTTACTGGGTTATTATGATCAAGAACAATCTGATTTAAATTCAACAAAATCGGTTTTAGCAGAACTTTGGGACGATCATTCAACTACTCCTGAAAAAGATATTCGTTCTATTTTAGGCAGTTTCTTATTTTCAGGCGAAGACGTAGAAAAAGCTGTTTCTTCGTTGAGTGGTGGAGAAAAAGCGCGCCTAGCTTTAGCTAAACTAGCAATGAATAAGGATAATTTTCTCGTTTTAGATGAGCCTACGAATCATTTGGATATTGATAGTAAAGAAGTTTTAGAAAATGCCTTGATCGATTTTGATGGGACGCTGTTATTTGTTTCTCATGACCGTTACTTCATTAATCGAATCGCGACAACTGTCGTTGAGCTCTCTGAAAATGGCAGTACTCTTTATTTAGGTGATTATGACTATTATCTTGAAAAGAAAGCTGAACAAGAAGAGCTTCGTTTATTGGCTGAAGCTGAGACCGTTAAAAAGTCTAAAGTTGAATTGCCTCCAACGATTAAAGCAAACCGAGAAACCAACAAAGCTGAACAAAAAATGCTTCGTCAGTTAACACGTCGTATTGAATCGATCGAATCGGAAATGGAGGTTCTTGAGACTGCCATTACGAACTATGAAACCCAATTAATCGATCCAGAGATATTTGGAGACCATCTGCGTGTGCAAGAACTGAACGAAGAGATGACGATTGCTCAAGAAAAACTCGATAATTTAGTGAATGAGTGGGAAGAAAAAAGCTTGAAATTAGAAGAATTACAATAA
- the tsaD gene encoding tRNA (adenosine(37)-N6)-threonylcarbamoyltransferase complex transferase subunit TsaD: MSIKRNLILAVESSCDETSVAVVEDGTTVHSNIVASQIKSHMRFGGVVPEIASRHHVEQITQCIEEAMTEASVSYKELSAVAVTQGPGLVGALLIGVNAAKAVAYAHQLPLIAVDHMAGHIYANRLIKPLVFPLIALVVSGGHTELVYMKEDGDYTIIGETRDDAAGEAYDKIGRVLGLAYPGGKKIDEMAQLGEDTYHFPRAMMKEDNYDFSFSGLKSSFINTVHNANQKGEPLNDINLATSFQASVIEVLVSKTLRAAKEFKVKQLLLAGGVAANKGLRDTLTKVMAEELPDVELVIPPLAFCGDNAAMIGAAASIQYQKNQFTDYALNAKPGLTFN, from the coding sequence ATGTCTATAAAAAGAAATTTAATTTTAGCTGTTGAATCTAGTTGTGATGAAACCAGCGTTGCCGTGGTTGAAGATGGGACGACCGTTCATTCAAATATTGTTGCATCACAAATAAAGAGCCATATGCGTTTTGGCGGTGTAGTACCTGAGATAGCCAGTCGTCATCATGTTGAACAAATCACCCAATGCATTGAGGAGGCTATGACTGAAGCGAGCGTTAGTTATAAAGAACTTTCAGCAGTAGCCGTTACACAAGGACCAGGCTTAGTGGGAGCTCTTTTAATTGGTGTTAATGCAGCTAAAGCTGTTGCTTATGCTCACCAATTGCCATTGATCGCTGTTGATCACATGGCAGGACACATTTATGCTAATCGTTTGATCAAACCGCTTGTTTTCCCACTGATAGCGCTTGTTGTTAGTGGAGGGCATACTGAATTAGTTTATATGAAAGAAGATGGAGATTACACGATCATTGGAGAAACAAGAGACGATGCAGCAGGAGAAGCCTACGATAAAATCGGACGAGTATTAGGTTTAGCTTATCCTGGCGGGAAGAAAATTGATGAGATGGCTCAACTTGGAGAAGATACATATCATTTTCCAAGAGCTATGATGAAAGAAGATAATTATGATTTTAGTTTTAGCGGACTAAAAAGTTCTTTTATCAATACGGTTCATAACGCCAACCAAAAGGGAGAACCGTTAAATGACATCAACTTAGCAACTAGTTTTCAAGCAAGTGTCATTGAAGTTTTAGTTTCAAAAACGCTTAGAGCGGCTAAAGAATTCAAAGTGAAACAGTTGCTTTTAGCTGGGGGAGTAGCTGCAAATAAAGGTTTGCGTGATACTCTAACGAAAGTAATGGCTGAAGAATTGCCAGATGTGGAATTAGTTATTCCACCTTTAGCGTTTTGCGGGGATAATGCAGCTATGATTGGAGCAGCTGCATCCATCCAGTATCAAAAAAATCAATTCACAGATTATGCATTGAATGCTAAGCCTGGTCTAACATTTAATTAA
- the rimI gene encoding ribosomal protein S18-alanine N-acetyltransferase, with protein MTDQLTNEQYKNEKAIFLFNQSTRLTEHELFQLAENSYPKGSPWPVETYKSELTETYSEYGIVLQQGKKVGFIGYTQLFDEVEITTFGILKAFNNQGIGQLFLQSFIAFLKDKEVKMIFLEVREQNKPAITVYEKAGFKTIAVRKNYYHDPIENALIMQLSM; from the coding sequence ATGACAGATCAACTAACGAACGAGCAGTATAAAAATGAAAAAGCTATTTTTTTGTTCAATCAAAGTACACGATTAACCGAACATGAATTGTTTCAATTGGCTGAGAATAGTTACCCAAAGGGAAGTCCTTGGCCTGTTGAAACGTATAAGAGTGAATTAACAGAAACCTACAGTGAATACGGGATCGTTCTACAACAAGGAAAAAAAGTTGGGTTTATAGGGTATACACAGCTTTTTGATGAAGTAGAAATAACAACATTTGGCATTCTGAAGGCATTTAATAACCAAGGGATCGGTCAATTGTTTTTACAGTCATTTATAGCATTTTTAAAAGACAAAGAAGTTAAAATGATCTTTTTAGAAGTGCGAGAGCAGAATAAGCCTGCAATTACCGTCTATGAAAAAGCAGGTTTTAAAACGATTGCCGTTCGTAAAAATTATTACCATGATCCAATAGAAAATGCCTTGATCATGCAATTAAGTATGTAA
- the rimI gene encoding ribosomal protein S18-alanine N-acetyltransferase, with protein sequence MLKKFKQWFRNEEIDLLSQPEFSKNLAKRSRLERETIQLSDGSFLKASIGTVSDIADILKIESLCYNGKTPWNKKALEDEIKNNTRAIYLIVRESNKAIGFIGAWLVEEETHITNIAVIPNCQERGVATFLITELQKISQHEGMQKISLEVRISNEKAQRLYDRLGFQKEKIKKDYYTGDLEDALEMSKFL encoded by the coding sequence ATGTTGAAAAAATTTAAGCAGTGGTTTAGAAATGAAGAAATTGATTTACTTAGTCAACCTGAGTTTAGCAAAAACTTAGCTAAACGATCAAGATTAGAAAGAGAAACCATTCAATTAAGTGATGGTTCCTTTTTGAAGGCATCGATCGGCACAGTATCAGATATTGCAGATATTCTAAAGATCGAATCACTTTGCTACAATGGTAAAACGCCTTGGAACAAAAAAGCGTTAGAAGATGAAATAAAAAATAACACTCGAGCTATTTATTTGATCGTTCGAGAGTCTAATAAGGCTATCGGGTTTATTGGTGCCTGGTTAGTCGAAGAAGAAACACATATCACAAATATAGCTGTCATTCCAAACTGCCAAGAGCGAGGTGTCGCTACTTTCTTGATCACAGAATTGCAAAAAATTTCTCAACATGAAGGCATGCAAAAAATTAGTTTAGAGGTTCGTATCTCAAATGAGAAGGCCCAACGCCTATATGACAGGCTAGGGTTTCAAAAAGAAAAGATAAAAAAAGACTACTATACCGGTGATTTAGAAGATGCACTGGAAATGAGTAAATTCTTATGA
- the tsaB gene encoding tRNA (adenosine(37)-N6)-threonylcarbamoyltransferase complex dimerization subunit type 1 TsaB encodes MKVLAIDTSNQAMSIAVLDQEKVIGEITTNIKRNHSERLMPAIDELMKDVKWQPSELDRIVVAKGPGSYTGLRIGVTIAKTLAWTLGIELVGISSLKMLAGNCEASPHYLVPLFDARRKNIYTGLYQWQNGELIQIEADKHISAEQWAEYLSNKEGTFELIGEDRFLYKDTFERYLMNRVYEAPLKDHLPKASVLGLLGLKEEPVDAHTFTPDYLKLAEAEENWRKEHPDQLEEAYVEKI; translated from the coding sequence ATGAAGGTATTGGCAATAGATACATCTAATCAAGCAATGAGTATTGCAGTATTAGATCAAGAAAAAGTTATAGGGGAAATCACAACAAATATCAAACGCAATCATAGCGAGCGCTTAATGCCTGCGATTGATGAATTAATGAAAGATGTTAAATGGCAACCCAGTGAGCTAGATCGGATAGTAGTGGCTAAAGGACCTGGATCATATACAGGGTTACGAATTGGTGTAACGATCGCCAAAACGTTAGCTTGGACGCTTGGGATCGAACTAGTAGGAATCTCTAGTTTGAAAATGTTAGCTGGGAATTGCGAAGCTTCACCACATTATTTGGTGCCTTTATTTGATGCCCGCCGTAAAAATATTTATACTGGTTTGTATCAATGGCAAAATGGAGAATTGATTCAAATAGAAGCAGACAAACATATTTCAGCAGAACAATGGGCTGAATATTTAAGCAATAAAGAAGGAACATTCGAATTGATTGGAGAAGATCGTTTCTTATATAAAGACACATTTGAACGTTATCTAATGAACCGGGTGTATGAAGCTCCATTAAAGGATCACCTTCCAAAAGCTAGTGTATTAGGTTTGTTAGGCCTAAAGGAAGAGCCTGTCGATGCTCACACGTTTACTCCTGATTATTTGAAATTAGCAGAAGCGGAGGAGAATTGGCGTAAAGAACACCCAGATCAACTGGAGGAAGCTTATGTTGAAAAAATTTAA
- a CDS encoding CsbD family protein, with amino-acid sequence MEKNDGMKDKIKGMKDKVFGKAKDSYGDATNDRSKQAEGKAQKAKGEVEKKVGEAKHDFDDKNDK; translated from the coding sequence ATGGAAAAAAATGATGGCATGAAAGATAAAATTAAAGGTATGAAAGATAAGGTTTTTGGTAAAGCTAAAGATTCTTATGGCGATGCTACAAACGATCGCAGCAAACAAGCTGAAGGTAAAGCTCAAAAAGCTAAAGGCGAAGTTGAAAAAAAGGTCGGCGAAGCAAAACACGACTTTGATGACAAGAACGACAAATAA
- a CDS encoding NAD-dependent epimerase/dehydratase family protein, producing MAKILITGAVGRIGRVLTTHLKKEHQLTLVDIAFSDPDKELVKGTVTKKLDLSVLENWKDLLNGIEYVIHLAGDPSPDAKFYDSLLDLNYKIPHNLYLEASKNNSIKRIIFASSIHAVDAYPQNVQVATTDPVRPADLYGVSKVYLEGLASHYAFTTGLESIGIRIGAFRDDDIPAKDDPGAMSDYLSSRDMCHLVDCCLRATLKQPFLLVNGVSNNTFPRLDIDQARVDIGYQPKDDGFKMYGYFKQD from the coding sequence ATGGCTAAAATTTTGATTACTGGAGCTGTAGGAAGGATCGGCAGAGTGTTAACGACTCATTTAAAAAAAGAACATCAATTAACCTTAGTTGATATTGCTTTTTCTGATCCTGATAAAGAACTTGTAAAAGGTACCGTAACAAAAAAATTGGATTTATCTGTTTTAGAAAATTGGAAAGATCTATTGAATGGGATTGAATACGTCATCCATTTAGCTGGCGATCCTAGTCCCGATGCAAAATTTTATGACAGTCTTTTAGATTTGAATTATAAAATTCCGCATAACCTTTATCTGGAAGCTTCAAAAAATAATTCCATCAAACGCATTATTTTTGCTAGTTCGATCCACGCTGTCGATGCTTATCCACAAAATGTGCAAGTTGCTACAACTGATCCGGTCCGGCCCGCAGATCTCTACGGTGTATCTAAAGTTTACTTAGAAGGGTTAGCCAGTCATTACGCTTTTACAACTGGATTAGAATCGATTGGTATTCGAATTGGTGCCTTTAGAGATGATGATATTCCTGCAAAAGATGACCCTGGAGCAATGTCAGATTACTTGTCGAGCAGAGATATGTGCCATCTCGTTGACTGTTGTTTAAGAGCAACCTTGAAACAACCTTTCTTACTAGTCAATGGTGTTTCAAATAACACTTTTCCGCGTTTAGATATCGATCAAGCTAGAGTAGACATTGGCTATCAACCTAAAGATGACGGCTTTAAAATGTACGGGTATTTTAAGCAAGATTAA
- a CDS encoding AI-2E family transporter translates to MNDLNEILVKSIKGIKGYFKAELKLAALTFVLLCIGFFIIGVDYWGIKALGIAVVDIIPIVGSGIIMIPWALIHFLIGNTTIAWQLGLVYIIITVIRQIAEPFVTGREIGVSPLYTFISTAVCMLIFGPIGALVGAAAAIVIKAIYEVKMIRESDSSNPKN, encoded by the coding sequence ATGAATGATTTAAATGAAATACTGGTTAAATCGATAAAGGGGATCAAAGGATATTTTAAAGCAGAATTAAAATTAGCTGCATTGACATTTGTTTTGCTATGTATCGGCTTTTTCATTATAGGGGTTGATTATTGGGGAATAAAAGCATTAGGAATTGCTGTGGTAGACATCATTCCTATAGTAGGAAGTGGGATCATCATGATTCCGTGGGCACTTATCCACTTCTTGATTGGGAATACAACGATTGCTTGGCAATTAGGTTTAGTTTATATCATCATTACTGTGATTCGCCAAATCGCTGAACCGTTTGTTACAGGAAGAGAAATCGGTGTAAGTCCGCTTTATACATTTATCTCAACTGCTGTATGCATGCTGATTTTTGGACCTATAGGAGCACTAGTAGGAGCAGCGGCAGCCATTGTTATAAAGGCTATTTATGAGGTGAAAATGATCCGAGAAAGTGATTCGAGTAATCCGAAAAACTAA
- a CDS encoding NCS2 family permease: protein MEKFFKLKENGTTVNTEIMAGLTTFFAMSYIIFVNPAILSLTGMPTQAVFLSTIIAAVIGTLVMGLFANVPYAQAPGMGLNAFFTYTVVFALGFSWQEALAMVFICGIVNILITVTKVRKLIIHSIPESLQHAISAGIGVFVAYIGIKNAGFLQFTSEPGNIETINNTPFDAAGSYSEGISSIVTGGGIVPALVNFTNPGSLLALIGLIITMILLVKNVKGAILIGIILTTIIGIPMGVVDVSVVSNPANSLGNAFSELGTTFGAAFGNEGMISLFTDAARLPLVIMTIFAFSLSDIFDTIGTFIGTGRKTGIFTAEDELALDNSTGFKTKMDKALFADAIATSAGALFGTSNTTTYVESAAGIAAGGRTGLTSVVVAVLFLLTSLFSPLVALVPTQATSASLILVGVMMMSSFLEINWDNLEEAIPAFFASIFMGLSYSISYGIAAGFIFYVIVKVAKGKAKDIHPVLWVSTGLFVLNFLIMAFI, encoded by the coding sequence ATGGAGAAATTTTTTAAGCTGAAAGAAAATGGAACGACAGTAAACACTGAAATTATGGCAGGGCTGACAACTTTCTTCGCAATGTCTTATATTATTTTTGTTAATCCGGCAATTTTATCTCTAACTGGTATGCCTACACAGGCTGTTTTCTTATCTACCATAATAGCTGCTGTTATTGGTACGTTGGTGATGGGGTTATTTGCAAATGTACCCTATGCACAAGCTCCCGGCATGGGCCTAAATGCCTTCTTTACGTATACAGTTGTTTTTGCTTTAGGTTTTTCATGGCAAGAAGCACTAGCAATGGTCTTTATCTGTGGAATAGTTAATATTCTGATTACAGTAACAAAGGTACGTAAATTGATCATTCATTCCATTCCAGAAAGTCTACAACATGCTATTAGTGCCGGAATCGGTGTCTTTGTTGCTTATATTGGAATTAAAAATGCAGGTTTTCTTCAGTTTACTTCTGAACCTGGGAACATCGAGACTATTAATAATACGCCTTTTGATGCAGCAGGTTCTTACTCTGAGGGTATCTCAAGTATTGTAACGGGTGGAGGAATTGTTCCTGCCTTAGTTAACTTTACAAATCCCGGATCTTTATTAGCGTTGATAGGTTTGATCATTACGATGATCTTACTAGTGAAAAATGTTAAAGGAGCTATTTTGATTGGGATCATCCTTACAACAATTATTGGAATCCCAATGGGCGTTGTTGATGTATCAGTCGTATCTAACCCCGCTAATTCATTAGGAAATGCTTTTTCTGAATTAGGAACAACGTTTGGTGCTGCTTTCGGTAATGAGGGAATGATTTCATTATTCACTGATGCAGCTCGCTTACCGTTAGTCATCATGACGATTTTTGCTTTTAGTTTGTCTGATATATTTGATACGATTGGAACTTTTATTGGGACTGGTCGCAAAACAGGAATATTTACTGCAGAAGATGAACTAGCACTAGACAACAGTACAGGATTCAAAACAAAAATGGACAAAGCATTATTTGCAGATGCGATTGCAACTTCTGCAGGAGCTCTTTTTGGAACATCTAATACAACGACTTATGTTGAAAGTGCAGCTGGTATTGCAGCTGGTGGAAGAACAGGTTTAACAAGTGTAGTGGTAGCTGTATTATTCTTATTGACAAGCTTATTTTCACCACTTGTAGCACTAGTACCAACTCAAGCAACCTCTGCCTCATTGATACTAGTTGGTGTAATGATGATGTCATCATTCTTAGAAATCAATTGGGATAATTTAGAAGAAGCTATTCCAGCATTTTTTGCTTCAATTTTTATGGGATTATCTTATAGTATCTCATATGGTATTGCTGCTGGATTCATTTTCTATGTTATTGTTAAAGTGGCTAAAGGGAAAGCAAAAGACATCCACCCGGTTTTATGGGTCTCAACTGGATTGTTTGTTTTGAATTTCTTGATCATGGCCTTCATTTAA
- a CDS encoding IS30 family transposase, whose translation MIESYYHKNISVAKIAIYLNRTRTPIYTVINFLKEGHTALEYYQQYKENKKRCGRHRIVLPKKQQAYIKDKVAQGWTPDVIIGRAEEPIKCSVRTLYRQFKEKIFDETTLPMKGKRKPNGHKERRRKQAFKRNIAERVKDYPQFTKEFGHIEGDTIVGVQHKSAIITLVERLSKVIITLKSDGRKARDIETAMNHWFQVIPRNLFRSITFDCGKEFSNWKSLCNRHDSAIYFADPGTPSQRALNENSNGLLRKDGLPKEMDFNQVDQSFVSSVADKRNNIPRKSLKYQTPLEVFLSYMSEDILSSLI comes from the coding sequence ATGATAGAATCTTATTACCACAAAAATATCTCAGTTGCCAAAATAGCCATTTATTTAAACCGAACTCGTACACCCATTTATACCGTCATCAACTTCTTAAAAGAAGGTCATACGGCCCTTGAGTATTACCAACAATACAAGGAAAATAAAAAGCGTTGCGGGCGTCACAGAATCGTTCTCCCAAAGAAACAACAGGCCTACATTAAAGATAAAGTCGCTCAAGGTTGGACTCCTGATGTCATTATTGGTCGGGCGGAAGAGCCCATTAAGTGTTCTGTTCGTACCCTTTACCGCCAATTCAAAGAAAAAATCTTTGATGAAACCACACTCCCAATGAAGGGGAAAAGAAAGCCAAATGGTCATAAAGAACGTCGAAGAAAACAAGCTTTCAAGCGGAATATCGCAGAAAGAGTGAAAGATTACCCTCAATTCACTAAAGAATTTGGCCATATAGAAGGCGACACCATTGTAGGTGTCCAGCATAAAAGTGCCATTATAACGTTAGTGGAACGTCTGTCGAAAGTCATTATTACCTTGAAATCTGATGGACGTAAGGCCAGAGACATTGAAACAGCTATGAATCATTGGTTTCAAGTCATTCCAAGAAACTTATTCCGCTCTATCACGTTTGATTGTGGAAAAGAATTTTCTAACTGGAAATCATTATGCAACCGCCACGATAGCGCCATTTATTTTGCGGATCCTGGAACACCTTCACAACGCGCTTTAAACGAAAATTCTAACGGTCTCCTCCGAAAAGATGGCTTGCCAAAAGAAATGGATTTTAATCAAGTCGACCAATCGTTTGTTTCCTCTGTTGCAGACAAGAGAAATAATATTCCAAGAAAATCATTGAAGTATCAAACGCCATTGGAAGTATTTTTGAGTTACATGAGTGAAGATATTTTGTCTAGCTTAATTTGA